In Methanothermobacter tenebrarum, the sequence TTGATGGAAAAGAGCACCCATACTTATAGCACCCTCAAAAATAGCCCTCTCCCTATCAGAAAGACACTTAAAATATTCATCTAAACTACTCATAGATACCCCCCACAGAATCCCATTATATTATTTAATTCTTCAAGCTTCTCAGCTATAAACTCTGGCGGTGTTGGGAAAAAATAACCAAAAAGGAGAAAGAGGGTTAAAGCTACCGTGGCCATGAGTATGAACCTCCTCTTTTCCCTCACAGGGTAAATTCTAGTAACCAGGAGCCCCCCACCAAAGAAAGCGCCGATAATAATGAGCGCATAATACTTCTTAGGATTCTCAACCTTCAAATTCTTCTGGAATGGGCGAATCTTAACAAGATCGCATTCCACTATCAATCTTTCACTCATAGAACCGATAGGATGACAGGTTATAAGAAACAACTTATCCCCCTGAAATATTGATATCTGATACGAAGCGGGAACAATAAAAGACCTGTTCACAGTATACTCTGCCAAACCAATCCCTGGCCAATTTAGATAAACCTTATCACCCTTCTTCAATTTATCCAATTTGTAAAACGGGGACCCATACATGGTCCTATGACCAAAAAGGATGACCGTACCATTCCCGGGCTTAAAAGACATCGGCTCATGATAAACCCCATAAAAAACAGACTTATTATTAACCTCTTTGGTGAGATTAATAGAAGGAATCTCTACAATAGGTACATTAGGCTCCTCCTGTTTTATGTTAACCTCAGAAGCATAAAAACTCACCTCTATAAGAGCATAAAGGGACAATATGAACATGCCAACTATTACCAAAAATGTTGATACCCGCAATAGCCTCACCAAAATTGAAATAATGGGGGAAATTTTAATGTAATCTTGTATATGCTATAGCAGCCACTGTAACAAGAGCACCTATTAACAATGGCCCCCAAGGAGCCCCGGTCTCCCTACCAGGGACCGTCCTGTTACCAGCATACTCACCAGCAGCAGCGCTAAAATTGGACTTAAGGGGCGTGCCATAATAACTGTAACCTTCACCAGCTCCTGCAGGCCACTCATAAGTGTATACAAAATTTGAGTAACTTCTTCCGGGTATTGCAACATCCCATGCTGCCACATTGGCCCCTGGAACCGACTCATAGTCAATAAATGTAGCCTTCGGATCACTGTATGTAAGTTTTGAATTTGATGGTACAATAGGTGCCCGTACTATACCATAAACCGGCTCATTATCAACATTATAAAGGCTGAACCCAAATTTCCCAGTCCACTTCACGATCTTAAGATCAGGGTTTAACGTTTCAAGCTCATTAGGCAAAAACCATGAAGTGTCAAGGCCTGGTTCACTCACAAGAGGCCAATAATAAGTTTGGTCTTCACCAGCTCGAGTAATATAAGAAAGTTCGTCACCAAAGGGGCCAACCGCCTTTAGTTTGAATGAGACCGTCCTTGTCTGTCCCGGGTCTATTTCCCATCCATAGTCTCCGCCAAGTTCTGGGAATCTTGATTTGGCCATTTTAACTGCTGGTGGATCAGTCCAATCAATAATCCATTTTATCGTATCATCAAGATGGTCATGGTATGCTTGCCCTATCTTGAAATAATAAGGCCTATCGGCCTTGTTCTTAATTGTCACGGTTATGACCACCCAGAGGCTGTCCATTTTAAACTTGCTTTGGTATGGTTAACCCAAGTTTCCCCACCTGTTTTGTTTTGTTGTGCGAAGTTGGTTTCAGGCGCGGCGAGCGTCGAAAATAAAAAAATTGTAATTAATCCAACTAATATGTATCCTAATCTACTCATTTAAAACCCCCAAATATTATTATCCTTTTTTATCCGTAAATTCGATGCAATTCGCGGATCATCCATTCAGGCGCGTTCTGTGTCGGGACAGTCAATATTATATTGTTCATGTTCTGTATCAGGAATGGCACATCATCCCTCGGCACCTCTAATATTACAAGGTAGGTGGCGTCAAGTTCCCCAAGGTTCGCAGCCCTCTCATAATCAGATAATCTTATACCATAATTCTGTAGAATCGCCCTGATATCCTCTTCGCTCAAACCACCCGCCGCAGCTGCCCTGAGAAGCTGTTCAACATCAGTAGCTGACTTCCTCTCCATAGACATCCCAGAGCTCATGGTATTCACGGAAATATTCTGTGACCTTAAGATACTGGCATCAACAGAACCACTATCCTTCGCCCTGAGGATCGCGAGTACTGTAGCCCCACTTATCCTAGGCGTGGTCTCCTGGGAGGTAGTAGTATTGTTACCCGTCTGGTTTACGTTAAGGTATACGTCCACCATGCTACCGACACCTATAAGTCCACCAGCAGCCTGTAATCTTGATATCATAATGGGAACTGCAACAGTATCAGGAGTTTGGACCATCATATTAGCGAGTACCGTTGCATCCGCCTCATTCACTATTTTCTGCGCATCAGACGCCCTCATTATAACCCTCTTCGACGCTGACTGGTTCCCATTCTCTGTGGTATTATACACGATCATGACCCTATTGAATCTATCCTTTTTAGTGTTGATCTCCTGGGTATGGTATCTGCGCCAGGATTTAGTTGCAGGTCCGATCACATCAACTGCCAATACTTCCTCTGGTGTCTGTCCGCTGTCTATCTCGGCGAGGATCGCCTGCTTTTGCGGGTCTGTAGCAAGCGGCCCCTTAAAGTATGCATCCACTTCAGCCAATTTCTGACCTTTAGCAGCCTGGAGCGTTTCCTGGTATGGTTGATATACGAGAAAATAATATCCGCTTGCAACAATAATTATTATTATTATACCAAAGACCATGGCTCCTACAAGGGTGCGTTGATCTTCTTCCGGAATCTTTGGACGTATACCCCTACTAGGAGGCTTTTTTGGTGGTGGTGTTAAACCGGGTTTTCTCTCTGGAGGCCTCTTGGGCAGCTTTAATCTAGGTTTTTCTTCCTTTTTCCCTACTCTTAGGCGCGGTCTTGGCATGGACCTTTTCTCTGGTTTTTTCTCTGGTTTCTTCCTGGCGCCTGTAAGCTTGTCCACGAGCCCCTTCACTCTTTTCATGACATCTTTGTCGTCTCTCCTTTTTCGAAGATCTGGGGGCTTATTATTATCCCCTTTTATTTTATCTATCATCTTATATCCCTTTTTAACCCTTTTATGATAAATGGGATTAATATGTAGGCCATGACTAGGAGGAGGAGTGCTGTGGCGAATATCTTAAGTTTTGGCCCTGTAAGTATGGTGAGTATCAATAGTATAACTACTATCGCCCCGTTTTTTGCGTTAATCTTCGGATATTCTATGGAACTTATCATCATAAATGATATGATAGTTGATATTATCAGGATGATGTGTTCATTGAAAATACCACTAAGGTACAGTGAGGAAACAACGACCGCCATTACTGGTATTGGTAAGCCAATGAAGGCATCTTTTTTTACATTCGCAACTACATTGAATCTTGAAAGCCTTAATATCCCACATGTCATTATTAGGAGACTAACCCCTATATTAATGTATCGAAAAGTTGTTGTAGAATATATGAAGAGTGCCGGGGCCAAACCAAAGGAGATAATATCTGAGAGGGAATCAACATTCCTCCCGAAACCTTCATCTCTTCTTTTTATTCTACGGGCAATCCACCCATCAACGGAATCAAAAATAACCGCCAATAACATTAACTGACAAGCAACCCTCATGCCACCCTCTAATATCATTATTATTGATAAGAATCCGAGAGAAGCGTTTATAATCGAAAACAGGTCGGGAACCCCTATATAATATCGTATCCCATATTCATATCCTCTCATCGCCTATAAACCTCTTTTCCTTTTCTATGGTAGAGGGGAATCTTGCTACTATTGTCTCCCCCGCCTTGGGCTTTGATCCGATATCAACTAGAATCTCACAATCCTTGGGTATTATAAGATCTACTCGCGACCCGAAACGGATCATACCTATCCGAGTGCCAATTTTCACTCTTTCACCCACATTCACATACTGGATTATCCTCCTAGCTATAAAACCTGCTATCTGAATGACCCCCACCCTACCATATTCTCCTTCGATGACCATTAAATTTTTCTCATTTTCTGTTAAAATTTTACCCTTCGCTATTTTAAATTTCCCAGGATAATAGCTGGTGTGAATGATCCTACCTGTGATGGGGGCCCTGTTAACATGCACATCAAAAGGGGACATGAACGTGCTTATAAGAATGGCCTCATCATCATCTGTGATCTTATCCAATAGAGGATAAGAGGAGTCTATAACTTCTATCCTATCTATCTTACCGGATAAGATCCTCCCATCAGCGGCAGCCACTATTATACCCTTAGAGTTTGGCGTTTTCCGCTGCGGGTCCCTGAAAAATTGTATTATAAAGGCCAAAAATGATAGGATGAAAAATGTTATAATATAATATCCCAAGAGAAAGAGGATAATGGAAAATGTTAAAAGTATGCCAAGTTTTTTCAAGACCCCTTTCACAAACATCAGATCACCAGTCTTTTTTCTGGAACGTCACTGGTGAACTACCCCTCCCCGATGGGAGGGGCTTCCTGCTTCACCGATGAGACTTGCCCAGCTAAAGCAGGGATGCTGAGTAGAGGTCTCGTCTCCACAGGCTCAAAGGACCGTCCCAGCCCCGATTCGAGGATATCAAACCACTTTCCAGGGCTTTCTCGCTTTATTATTACTCTTTTTA encodes:
- a CDS encoding sortase domain-containing protein yields the protein MRVSTFLVIVGMFILSLYALIEVSFYASEVNIKQEEPNVPIVEIPSINLTKEVNNKSVFYGVYHEPMSFKPGNGTVILFGHRTMYGSPFYKLDKLKKGDKVYLNWPGIGLAEYTVNRSFIVPASYQISIFQGDKLFLITCHPIGSMSERLIVECDLVKIRPFQKNLKVENPKKYYALIIIGAFFGGGLLVTRIYPVREKRRFILMATVALTLFLLFGYFFPTPPEFIAEKLEELNNIMGFCGGYL
- a CDS encoding DUF515 domain-containing protein, which encodes MIDKIKGDNNKPPDLRKRRDDKDVMKRVKGLVDKLTGARKKPEKKPEKRSMPRPRLRVGKKEEKPRLKLPKRPPERKPGLTPPPKKPPSRGIRPKIPEEDQRTLVGAMVFGIIIIIIVASGYYFLVYQPYQETLQAAKGQKLAEVDAYFKGPLATDPQKQAILAEIDSGQTPEEVLAVDVIGPATKSWRRYHTQEINTKKDRFNRVMIVYNTTENGNQSASKRVIMRASDAQKIVNEADATVLANMMVQTPDTVAVPIMISRLQAAGGLIGVGSMVDVYLNVNQTGNNTTTSQETTPRISGATVLAILRAKDSGSVDASILRSQNISVNTMSSGMSMERKSATDVEQLLRAAAAGGLSEEDIRAILQNYGIRLSDYERAANLGELDATYLVILEVPRDDVPFLIQNMNNIILTVPTQNAPEWMIRELHRIYG
- a CDS encoding archaetidylserine synthase is translated as MRGYEYGIRYYIGVPDLFSIINASLGFLSIIMILEGGMRVACQLMLLAVIFDSVDGWIARRIKRRDEGFGRNVDSLSDIISFGLAPALFIYSTTTFRYINIGVSLLIMTCGILRLSRFNVVANVKKDAFIGLPIPVMAVVVSSLYLSGIFNEHIILIISTIISFMMISSIEYPKINAKNGAIVVILLILTILTGPKLKIFATALLLLVMAYILIPFIIKGLKRDIR
- a CDS encoding archaetidylserine decarboxylase, whose translation is MFVKGVLKKLGILLTFSIILFLLGYYIITFFILSFLAFIIQFFRDPQRKTPNSKGIIVAAADGRILSGKIDRIEVIDSSYPLLDKITDDDEAILISTFMSPFDVHVNRAPITGRIIHTSYYPGKFKIAKGKILTENEKNLMVIEGEYGRVGVIQIAGFIARRIIQYVNVGERVKIGTRIGMIRFGSRVDLIIPKDCEILVDIGSKPKAGETIVARFPSTIEKEKRFIGDERI